One Numenius arquata chromosome 10, bNumArq3.hap1.1, whole genome shotgun sequence DNA segment encodes these proteins:
- the HMGB2 gene encoding high mobility group protein B2, with amino-acid sequence MGKGDPNKPRGKMSSYAYFVQTCREEHKKKHPDSSVNFAEFSRKCSERWKTMSSKEKGKFEEMAKGDKARYDREMKNYVPPKGEKKGKKKDPNAPKRPPSAFFLFCSEHRPKIKNEHPGLSIGDTAKKLGEMWSEQSAKDKQPYEQKAAKLKEKYEKDIAAYRAKSKSDAGKKGPGRPAGSKKKAEPEEEEEEEEDDEEEEEEEDEE; translated from the exons ATGGGTAAAGGCGACCCCAACAAGCCGCGGGGCAAGATGTCCTCCTACGCCTACTTCGTGCAGACCTGCCGGGAGGAGCACAAGAAGAAGCACCCGGACTCCTCCGTCAACTTCGCCGAGTTCTCGCGGAAGTGCTCGGAGCGGTGGAAG ACAATGTCcagcaaggagaaaggaaagttTGAAGAAATGGCCAAAGGAGACAAGGCTCGTTACGACAGGGAGATGAAAAACTACGTTCCTCCCAAAGGcgagaagaagggaaagaaaaaggacccCAACGCTCCTAAAAGACCGCC ATCCGCgttcttccttttctgctctgAACACCGTCCGAAAATAAAAAACGAACATCCTGGCTTGTCTATTGGAGATACAGCGAAGAAATTAGGAGAGATGTGGTCTGAACAGTCGGCCAAAGATAAACAGCCGTATGAACAGAAGGCtgcaaaactaaaggaaaaatacGAGAAG GATATCGCAGCGTATCGTGCCAAGAGCAAGAGCGATGCAGGAAAAAAGGGCCCAGGTAGGCCTGCGGGATCTAAGAAGAAAGCAGAaccagaagaagaggaggaggaggaggaagatgatgaagaggaggaagaagaggaggatgaggaatgA